From a single Apostichopus japonicus isolate 1M-3 chromosome 12, ASM3797524v1, whole genome shotgun sequence genomic region:
- the LOC139976958 gene encoding palmitoyltransferase ZDHHC23-B-like, with amino-acid sequence MDDSKDGPLCCCEYINHNGESSHILAICCDCEDLDGACDSLLKGEAIGDETVNLISEDVLDRIRIPNPFGGGAKRIDHILDLTIFPPILCLPLGIYVSALNPVLTLIVCFVVAPLSIYWYYRKVLKHRKRTQFFMSWALTSFASMYTLMVLVIYPEDVISQPEFAAMTLLFVFFHVCFFNTKRGAGSVTYDPPSNGIKSKPKQPSRKRNHVNLDSQLQEPSFCQDHHEAVSITEGDQPHSTENWCQVCQIPRPPRAGHCRICSRCFPRLDHHCVWLDCCIGRENHRSFILCLLVFILGCLWGSLRVIVILFGGDEEEFLPMCLEVYASRTSAIVFVSSLYVLGSGISVTSLLLHQVWLISHNWTFRERRLAKVTNSESRLSELDKGFFKNWQNFLFGNLE; translated from the exons ATGGACGACAGCAAAGACGGACCGCTATGTTGCTGCGAATATATCAATCATAATGGAGAATCTAGTCATATCTTGGCGATATGTTGTGATTGCGAGGACCTTGATGGCGCTTGCGATAG TCTTTTAAAAGGTGAGGCCATCGGAGATGAGACAGTGAATCTGATATCAGAAGATGTGCTTGACAGAATACGGATCCCAAATCCATTTGGTGGTGGAGCCAAACGAATTGACCACATCCTCGATCTCACCATATTTCCTCCTATTTTGTGTCTTCCATTGGGTATTTATGTATCAGCTCTCAATCCAGTCCTGACGCTAATTGTCTGCTTCGTGGTCGCACCTCTCTCTATTTATTGGTATTATCGTAAGGTCTTGAAGCACAGGAAGCGGACCCAGTTTTTCATGAGTTGGGCCTTGACGTCCTTCGCTTCCATGTACACCCTGATGGTTTTGGTAATATACCCAGAGGATGTCATTTCGCAGCCCGAGTTTGCTGCCATGACTCTACTATTTGTATTCTTTCATGTTTGCTTCTTCAACACTAAGAGAGGTGCTGGCTCTGTGACCTATGACCCCCCTTCCAATGGCATAAAATCTAAACCTAAACAGCCATCCAGAAAGCGGAATCATGTAAATTTGGATAGCCAATTGCAGGAACCAAGTTTCTGTCAAGATCACCATGAAGCCGTGTCCATTACTGAAGGCGATCAACCCCATTCCACTGAAAACTGGTGCCAGGTCTGCCAGATTCCACGACCTCCCAGGGCCGGTCACTGTCGCATCTGTTCAAGATGCTTTCCCCGGCTTGACCATCACTGTGTGTG GCTCGACTGTTGTATCGGTAGAGAAAACCATCGCTCTTTCATCTTATGTCTGCTGGTCTTTATTCTGGGGTGTCTCTGGGGTTCATTGAGAGTCATTGTCATCTTGTTTGGAGGCGATGAAGAGGAATTCCTACCAATGTGTCTTGAGGTCTATGCCTCTAGAAC gTCTGCGATTGTGTTTGTGTCGTCCCTGTACGTTCTCGGATCGGGCATCTCTGTCACGTCACTTCTTCTTCACCAGGTCTGGTTAATCTCCCACAATTGGACTTTCAGAGAGCGGAGGCTAGCAAAAGTCACCAATTCTGAATCGCGGCTCAGTGAATTGGATAAAGGTTTCTTCAAAAACTGGCAAAATTTCCTATTTGGAAATTTAGAGTAG